One genomic window of Marinobacter adhaerens HP15 includes the following:
- a CDS encoding NAD-dependent epimerase/dehydratase family protein → MAITESRKTPRILVAGCGKLGGAIASRLTTSATVFGLRRNPGLVPEGVHGIGADLTRPETLARKLPADLDIILYCLTPSSYDQQGYRDAYVTGLENLLAAVGSQSLKHLFFVSSSSVYSQDDDSWVDESSPTEPARFSGEQVLAGEQTALESGHPATIIRYSGIYGPSRRRFLEEVQEGRMNPAKPAPFSNRIHEEDAAEAAAHLVKLALSGASLETCYLASDCEPVRLDEVVDWVRQQTPCADPQPDARKGGRAGSKRCSNKRLLGTGFQFRYPDFRAGYRAMIDQG, encoded by the coding sequence ATGGCAATCACTGAAAGTCGTAAGACGCCCCGAATTCTCGTTGCCGGTTGCGGCAAACTCGGTGGCGCCATTGCCAGCCGGCTGACAACCTCGGCCACCGTGTTTGGCCTGCGGCGAAATCCCGGGCTTGTTCCCGAGGGCGTTCACGGCATTGGCGCCGATCTGACCAGGCCTGAGACCCTGGCCCGCAAACTTCCAGCTGATCTCGATATCATCCTCTATTGCCTGACGCCCTCCAGCTACGACCAGCAGGGCTATCGCGATGCCTATGTGACTGGCCTGGAAAATTTGTTGGCGGCCGTCGGCAGTCAGTCTCTGAAGCACCTTTTCTTTGTGAGCAGCAGCAGTGTCTATTCACAGGATGACGACAGCTGGGTAGATGAATCCAGCCCCACAGAACCGGCCCGGTTCAGCGGCGAGCAGGTCCTGGCCGGTGAACAGACCGCATTGGAAAGCGGCCATCCGGCGACAATCATTCGATACAGCGGCATTTACGGGCCTTCACGGCGTCGTTTTCTCGAGGAGGTACAGGAGGGGCGCATGAATCCGGCGAAGCCAGCACCGTTCAGTAACCGGATTCACGAGGAGGATGCAGCGGAGGCGGCTGCCCACCTTGTGAAGCTGGCACTTTCGGGAGCGTCACTGGAGACCTGCTACCTTGCCAGCGATTGCGAGCCGGTAAGACTTGATGAGGTAGTAGATTGGGTGCGGCAGCAAACGCCCTGCGCCGATCCGCAGCCTGATGCCCGGAAAGGTGGCCGGGCCGGGAGCAAACGCTGCAGCAACAAGCGACTGCTGGGCACCGGCTTCCAGTTCCGCTACCCGGATTTCCGTGCCGGCTACCGCGCCATGATTGACCAGGGATGA
- a CDS encoding RidA family protein — protein MTNKSVIQTENAPQAIGTYSQAVKAGDTVYLSGQIPLVPETMEVVAGDFSAKTRQVFDNLKAVCEAAGGELKDIVKLNIYMTDLANFATVNEIMATYFQEPYPARAAVGVAALPKGVPIEMEAVMVLS, from the coding sequence ATGACCAACAAATCCGTAATTCAGACCGAGAATGCGCCCCAGGCGATCGGCACATACTCCCAGGCGGTAAAGGCAGGGGATACCGTGTACCTGTCTGGCCAGATTCCGCTGGTGCCGGAAACCATGGAAGTGGTCGCCGGCGATTTCTCTGCCAAGACCCGGCAGGTATTCGATAACCTCAAGGCCGTTTGCGAGGCCGCCGGTGGCGAGCTGAAGGACATTGTGAAACTGAACATCTACATGACAGACCTGGCCAATTTCGCCACGGTCAACGAGATCATGGCCACCTATTTCCAGGAACCGTATCCGGCCCGAGCGGCGGTAGGTGTCGCGGCGCTGCCCAAGGGAGTGCCCATTGAAATGGAAGCGGTGATGGTGCTCAGCTAA